From Planococcus halocryophilus, the proteins below share one genomic window:
- a CDS encoding MarR family winged helix-turn-helix transcriptional regulator, with translation MDEDIKQSLKLFIVLSRAHKAITEQTNQFFQASGVNPTEFAVLELLYHKGKQPLQKIGGKILLASGSITYVIDKLEKRGYITRVNSPSDRRITYAEISESGKEFMAEIFPEHEKKLHELTEALSSEEKDQAIELMKKLGLSIKDLSY, from the coding sequence ATGGACGAAGATATTAAACAATCGTTAAAGTTATTTATCGTGCTATCACGCGCACATAAAGCGATCACTGAACAAACTAATCAATTTTTTCAAGCAAGCGGAGTAAACCCGACTGAATTTGCTGTCTTGGAGCTGTTGTACCATAAAGGGAAACAACCGCTTCAAAAAATTGGTGGAAAAATTCTTTTAGCAAGTGGCTCTATTACGTATGTGATTGATAAGCTTGAAAAAAGAGGCTATATTACACGCGTAAACAGCCCAAGTGATCGTCGAATCACTTATGCTGAAATATCGGAGTCAGGTAAAGAGTTCATGGCGGAAATTTTTCCGGAACACGAAAAAAAGTTACATGAATTGACAGAAGCGTTATCAAGTGAAGAAAAAGACCAAGCCATCGAATTAATGAAAAAACTCGGCTTATCGATTAAAGATTTATCATATTGA
- a CDS encoding TrkH family potassium uptake protein, giving the protein MNKSFQKVRNLTPAQAIVSYYFVAIAVSFLLLRLPNVHKPGMTIPLIDSLFTAVSAVSVTGLTVINVVDTYTVFGILVLMTVLQLGGIGIMSIGTFIWLLFGKRIGLRERQLIMVDHNQSSMSGVVKLIREIVKIMLVIEAVGAFVLTIYFTQYFPTFQEALLHGVFGSITATTNGGFDITGESLVPYFNDYFVQIINMILIILGAIGFPVLIEVKEFISNKQKYFRFSLFTKITTSIFAILLAVGAIGIFLLESVKAFKGMTWHESLFASLFHSVSSRSGGLVTVDITQFSDATNAFMSALMFVGASPSSAGGGIRTTTFAIAILFLINFARGKNTIQIFNREIELIDVFRSFAVIFLAFFIVFTATLVLLITEPAATIVEIIFEITSAFGTCGMSLGITSDLSDIGKFIIMALMFVGRVGLISFLFTIGGKTDPTKFHYPKERVIIG; this is encoded by the coding sequence ATGAATAAATCATTTCAAAAAGTGCGAAATCTAACACCTGCACAGGCGATTGTTTCGTATTATTTTGTGGCAATTGCTGTTTCCTTCTTATTACTAAGGTTACCGAATGTCCATAAACCAGGGATGACCATTCCTTTAATCGACAGTTTGTTTACTGCAGTAAGTGCTGTAAGTGTAACAGGGCTGACGGTTATTAATGTTGTTGATACGTATACAGTCTTTGGTATTCTTGTTCTAATGACTGTATTGCAGCTAGGCGGTATTGGAATAATGTCGATCGGTACATTTATCTGGCTTCTCTTTGGTAAGCGTATCGGGTTGCGTGAACGTCAGTTAATCATGGTCGATCATAACCAGTCGAGTATGTCAGGTGTCGTTAAACTAATAAGAGAAATAGTGAAAATCATGTTGGTGATAGAAGCGGTCGGAGCATTCGTGCTAACAATTTACTTTACTCAGTATTTTCCAACGTTCCAAGAAGCTTTGCTTCATGGTGTATTCGGCTCAATAACAGCTACGACCAATGGAGGATTCGACATTACTGGTGAATCACTAGTGCCCTATTTTAATGACTATTTTGTTCAAATTATAAATATGATTCTTATCATTCTAGGTGCTATCGGATTTCCAGTTTTAATCGAAGTAAAAGAGTTTATCTCCAATAAGCAAAAATACTTTCGTTTTTCATTGTTTACGAAAATCACAACGAGTATCTTTGCGATTTTACTAGCAGTTGGGGCTATCGGTATCTTTCTGTTAGAATCGGTAAAAGCGTTTAAAGGAATGACGTGGCATGAATCACTATTTGCCTCGCTTTTTCATTCGGTTTCGTCACGTTCAGGTGGTTTAGTGACCGTCGATATTACCCAATTCAGTGATGCCACAAATGCTTTTATGAGTGCATTAATGTTTGTTGGTGCTTCTCCAAGTTCAGCAGGGGGAGGAATCCGAACAACAACTTTTGCGATTGCGATTTTATTTCTGATCAATTTTGCGCGAGGGAAAAACACGATTCAAATATTTAATCGCGAAATTGAGTTAATTGACGTTTTTCGTTCGTTCGCGGTTATCTTTTTGGCGTTTTTCATCGTCTTCACAGCTACCTTAGTGTTGCTTATCACTGAGCCTGCAGCTACGATTGTCGAAATTATATTTGAAATCACTTCTGCTTTTGGAACATGTGGCATGTCTTTAGGAATCACGAGTGACTTATCGGATATTGGGAAGTTCATCATAATGGCATTAATGTTTGTAGGACGTGTAGGATTAATCTCATTCCTTTTCACAATTGGTGGTAAAACAGATCCAACTAAATTCCATTATCCAAAAGAACGCGTAATCATTGGATAA
- the sigI gene encoding RNA polymerase sigma-I factor has protein sequence MLLASLGWKFGRIEKSDAETMVLQVQAGDEQVLHDLLSHYSPFMKKTASQVCKRFIDDHDDEYSVALSAFNEAIHKFDQQKNASFLTFAHMVIRRRVIDFIRKESRRDEFSHDFMPATETEEHNGIADHAATIAYSSEQENQKRGEEIARYEEILQEFDLSFQLLVKVSPLHSDARITAIQIAQLVAETDEYKQYLLDKKKLPIKEIEKHVKVSRKTIERNRKYIIAMALLQMSDLYFLKDYLKGRLN, from the coding sequence GTGCTTTTAGCTTCATTAGGCTGGAAATTTGGACGTATCGAGAAATCTGATGCTGAAACAATGGTATTGCAGGTACAAGCTGGCGACGAGCAGGTATTACACGATTTACTTTCTCATTATTCACCTTTTATGAAAAAGACAGCATCGCAAGTATGCAAGCGGTTTATCGATGATCATGACGATGAATATAGCGTTGCCCTATCTGCCTTCAATGAAGCTATCCATAAATTCGACCAACAAAAAAATGCATCGTTTTTAACATTTGCACATATGGTTATTCGTAGACGCGTTATCGATTTTATCCGTAAAGAAAGCAGGCGTGATGAATTTAGCCATGATTTTATGCCAGCAACAGAGACAGAAGAGCATAATGGCATCGCAGACCATGCCGCGACTATTGCTTATAGTAGTGAGCAAGAAAATCAAAAAAGAGGCGAGGAGATAGCACGGTATGAAGAAATTTTACAGGAATTTGATTTGTCGTTTCAACTACTAGTAAAAGTTTCTCCACTGCATTCGGACGCACGTATCACAGCGATTCAAATCGCTCAGTTAGTAGCGGAAACAGATGAGTATAAACAATATTTATTAGACAAGAAAAAATTACCGATTAAAGAAATTGAAAAGCATGTAAAGGTATCGCGTAAAACAATTGAACGTAATCGAAAGTACATAATTGCAATGGCTTTATTGCAGATGAGTGATTTGTATTTCTTAAAAGACTATTTGAAAGGGCGGTTAAACTGA
- a CDS encoding TerC family protein: MEAVLLEYAWVLLVLVGLEGLLAADNAVVMAVMVKHLPKAQQKKALFYGLVGAFVFRFAALFMITLLVNIWQIQALGAAYLLFISIKSIYDQRKGDTDEILEGVDGKSEKKGSGFWMTVLKVELADIAFAIDSMLAAVALAVTLPHLDVFGMKDIGGINSGQFLVMLAGGLIGVIIMRFAAHKFVQLLEKYPQLETAAFVIVGWVGVKLLVMTLSHENVGILPHDFPHSTPWTLVFWSVLLGIVVVGGILGVKQNKEQAKEHEAK; this comes from the coding sequence ATGGAAGCAGTATTATTAGAATATGCTTGGGTTCTACTCGTTTTAGTAGGACTTGAGGGGTTACTGGCTGCAGATAATGCAGTAGTAATGGCGGTAATGGTTAAACATTTACCAAAAGCACAACAGAAAAAAGCGTTATTTTACGGATTAGTAGGAGCTTTTGTATTCCGGTTTGCAGCATTGTTTATGATCACGCTACTCGTTAACATTTGGCAGATTCAAGCACTTGGTGCAGCATATCTCTTGTTTATTTCGATTAAGAGTATATACGATCAGCGCAAAGGCGACACGGATGAAATACTAGAAGGTGTTGATGGAAAATCTGAGAAAAAAGGATCAGGTTTCTGGATGACTGTATTAAAAGTTGAATTAGCAGATATTGCTTTTGCAATCGACTCAATGCTTGCAGCTGTAGCTTTAGCGGTTACATTGCCACATTTAGATGTTTTCGGTATGAAAGATATTGGTGGGATTAATTCTGGGCAGTTTCTAGTCATGCTTGCTGGTGGTTTGATCGGTGTTATTATTATGCGATTTGCAGCACATAAATTTGTGCAATTGCTTGAAAAATATCCGCAACTTGAAACAGCAGCATTTGTTATCGTTGGATGGGTCGGAGTGAAATTATTGGTTATGACTTTATCTCACGAAAATGTTGGCATCTTGCCTCATGACTTCCCGCACTCTACACCGTGGACATTAGTCTTTTGGTCTGTCCTACTGGGTATCGTAGTTGTAGGTGGAATTCTTGGAGTTAAGCAAAATAAAGAACAAGCTAAAGAACACGAAGCTAAATAA
- a CDS encoding SDR family oxidoreductase — protein MEEIVFTGFPGFIASQLINKYAYQHEMISAIILPSEREKAEKEARRIEKETNCRAIKLIEGDITQAGLAISSKDKEYLKEKKVVFWHLAAIYDLAVPRDLAWQVNVEGTRHVNEFVSKIPNVKRYVYFSTAYVAGNREGIIYENELERPEAFKNFYEETKFEAELLVDELKKSVPITIIRPGIVRGHSITGETVKFDGPYFFLNLIDRVKFLPFIPFVGRSASYINVVPIDYILEASMYLSKSDAATGQTVHLTDPNPHPVEEVYRSMVQLITGKNPKGRLPHRLAQVSLSIGPVRKALGVEIETLDYLTWTADFDTKNAERLLAESNIRCADFIETMPVMVEFYHVHKNDKNFQITIR, from the coding sequence ATGGAAGAAATCGTGTTTACCGGATTTCCAGGGTTTATTGCCAGTCAATTAATAAATAAGTATGCTTACCAACATGAAATGATTTCAGCCATTATTCTACCGTCAGAACGAGAAAAGGCAGAAAAAGAAGCTAGAAGGATTGAAAAAGAAACCAATTGTCGTGCGATCAAATTGATTGAAGGCGATATTACGCAAGCAGGACTAGCGATTAGTAGTAAAGATAAAGAATATCTTAAAGAAAAAAAAGTGGTCTTTTGGCATCTAGCAGCCATTTACGATTTGGCAGTTCCAAGAGATCTCGCATGGCAAGTAAATGTGGAAGGAACACGTCACGTTAATGAATTTGTTTCAAAAATACCAAATGTAAAACGTTATGTTTATTTTAGTACGGCTTATGTAGCAGGTAATAGAGAAGGGATTATTTACGAAAATGAATTGGAGCGACCGGAAGCGTTCAAGAACTTCTATGAAGAAACCAAGTTTGAAGCTGAACTACTTGTAGATGAACTAAAGAAATCAGTGCCTATTACCATTATCCGACCAGGCATTGTTCGTGGACATTCGATTACAGGTGAAACCGTCAAATTTGACGGACCTTATTTCTTCCTGAATTTGATTGATCGAGTCAAGTTTTTGCCGTTCATTCCGTTTGTTGGACGATCAGCATCTTATATAAATGTTGTGCCTATTGATTATATTTTAGAGGCTTCTATGTACCTTAGTAAGTCAGATGCAGCAACTGGACAAACCGTCCATTTAACAGATCCTAATCCACATCCTGTAGAAGAAGTATACCGAAGCATGGTCCAGCTAATTACAGGGAAAAATCCGAAAGGTCGTTTGCCACATCGGTTAGCTCAAGTTTCTTTATCTATTGGTCCAGTCAGAAAAGCATTAGGCGTTGAAATCGAAACCTTGGATTATTTGACATGGACTGCAGATTTCGATACAAAAAATGCAGAGCGGCTACTAGCAGAAAGCAACATTCGATGTGCAGATTTCATTGAGACTATGCCTGTGATGGTAGAGTTTTATCATGTACATAAAAATGACAAAAACTTTCAAATCACCATTCGTTAA